In Streptomyces qaidamensis, one DNA window encodes the following:
- a CDS encoding Cgl0159 family (beta/alpha)8-fold protein produces MTVDVLELVRLRSHRPEAIAEAAARRPRRPLLNTSGRLMIVAADHPARGALGVGGRSLAMANRADLLERLCLALSRPGVDGVLATADILDDLLLLGALDDKVVLGSMNRGGLQGASFELDDRFTGHRPEDIERLGFDAGKLLLRIDYDDPGSLTTLESTARAVDAMAARKLPVFVEPFISYRDEQGRLRNDLCAEAVTKSIAIASGLGGSSAYTWLKVPVTDNPDDMAEVMATSTLPAVLLGGEVGDDQDGAYEKWRGALQLPTVCGLVVGRSLLYPADGDVAAAVDTAVGLL; encoded by the coding sequence GTGACCGTCGACGTCCTCGAACTCGTCCGCCTGCGCAGCCACCGCCCGGAGGCGATCGCCGAAGCCGCGGCCCGCCGCCCCCGGAGGCCGCTGCTGAACACGAGCGGCCGCCTGATGATCGTCGCCGCCGACCACCCGGCCCGCGGCGCCCTCGGCGTCGGCGGTCGCAGCCTGGCCATGGCCAACCGCGCCGACCTCCTCGAACGCCTGTGCCTGGCCCTGTCCCGCCCGGGCGTCGACGGCGTCCTCGCCACCGCCGACATCCTCGACGACCTGCTCCTGCTCGGCGCCCTCGACGACAAGGTCGTCCTGGGCTCGATGAACCGCGGCGGCCTCCAGGGCGCGAGCTTCGAGCTCGACGACCGCTTCACCGGCCACCGCCCCGAGGACATCGAGCGCCTCGGCTTCGACGCGGGCAAGCTGCTCCTGCGCATCGACTACGACGACCCGGGCTCGCTCACCACCCTGGAGTCCACCGCCCGGGCCGTCGACGCCATGGCCGCCCGCAAACTCCCCGTCTTCGTCGAGCCGTTCATCAGTTACCGCGACGAGCAGGGCCGGCTGCGCAACGACCTCTGCGCCGAGGCCGTCACCAAGTCGATCGCCATCGCCTCGGGTCTCGGCGGCAGCTCCGCCTACACCTGGCTGAAGGTCCCGGTCACCGACAACCCCGACGACATGGCCGAGGTCATGGCCACCTCCACGCTGCCCGCCGTGCTGCTGGGCGGCGAGGTGGGCGACGATCAGGACGGGGCGTACGAGAAGTGGCGCGGCGCTCTGCAACTGCCCACCGTGTGCGGGCTGGTCGTGGGGCGTTCGCTGCTGTACCCGGCGGACGGCGACGTGGCCGCCGCCGTGGACACCGCCGTCGGACTGCTGTGA
- the iolC gene encoding 5-dehydro-2-deoxygluconokinase, protein MAYDLITMGRIGVDLYPLQTGVPLPQVTSFGKFLGGSASNVAVAAARLGRRTAVITRTGDDPFGTYLHEALKGFGVDDRWVTPVPGLPTPVTFCEVFPPDDFPLYFYRQPKAPDLEIDAHELDLDAVRDARVFWVTGTGLSEEPSRTATLAALAHRAKSGTTVFDLDWRPMFWTDPGAARPFYTEALRHTTVAVGNLDEVEVATGVREPHAAARALLDAGVELAVVKQGPKGVLAVNSAGESAEVPPLPVNVLNGLGAGDAFGGCLVHGLLAGWDLEKTMRHANAAGAIVASRLECSSAMPTPAEIEAAVTAGAVQ, encoded by the coding sequence ATGGCGTACGACCTGATCACCATGGGGCGGATCGGAGTGGATCTGTATCCGCTCCAGACGGGCGTCCCGCTGCCGCAGGTCACGTCCTTCGGCAAGTTCCTCGGCGGCTCCGCGAGCAACGTCGCGGTCGCCGCGGCCCGCCTGGGGAGGCGGACGGCAGTGATCACCCGCACCGGCGACGACCCCTTCGGCACCTACCTCCACGAGGCACTCAAGGGCTTCGGCGTGGACGACCGCTGGGTCACCCCGGTCCCCGGCCTGCCCACGCCGGTCACCTTCTGCGAGGTCTTCCCGCCGGACGACTTCCCGCTGTACTTCTACCGGCAGCCCAAGGCCCCCGACCTGGAGATCGACGCCCACGAGCTCGACCTCGACGCCGTCCGCGACGCCCGGGTCTTCTGGGTCACGGGCACGGGCCTGAGCGAGGAACCGAGCCGTACGGCGACCCTCGCGGCCCTCGCCCACCGCGCCAAGTCCGGCACGACGGTCTTCGACCTCGACTGGCGCCCCATGTTCTGGACCGACCCCGGCGCGGCCCGCCCCTTCTACACCGAGGCCCTGCGCCACACCACCGTCGCCGTCGGCAACCTCGACGAGGTGGAGGTCGCCACCGGCGTGCGCGAACCCCACGCCGCCGCCCGCGCCCTCCTGGACGCCGGTGTCGAGCTGGCCGTCGTCAAGCAGGGCCCCAAGGGGGTCCTGGCGGTGAACAGCGCCGGCGAGAGCGCCGAGGTCCCGCCGCTGCCCGTGAACGTCCTCAACGGCCTCGGCGCCGGCGACGCCTTCGGCGGCTGTCTCGTCCACGGCCTGCTGGCCGGCTGGGACCTGGAGAAGACCATGCGGCACGCCAACGCCGCCGGTGCCATCGTCGCCTCCCGTCTGGAGTGCTCCTCCGCGATGCCCACCCCGGCCGAGATCGAGGCGGCCGTCACCGCGGGAGCCGTCCAGTGA
- a CDS encoding helix-turn-helix transcriptional regulator, producing MTDRRLWSYKEIAAHIRVQPDTVRSYRKHGLLPPPDHVEGGKPYWYADTVRAWVASRPGNRGRRAE from the coding sequence ATGACCGACCGAAGGCTCTGGTCCTACAAGGAGATCGCGGCGCACATCCGGGTGCAGCCCGACACCGTTCGGTCCTACCGCAAACACGGGCTGCTGCCCCCGCCCGACCATGTCGAGGGCGGCAAGCCCTACTGGTACGCCGACACCGTCCGGGCGTGGGTCGCCTCCAGGCCCGGCAACCGCGGCCGAAGAGCCGAGTGA
- a CDS encoding zinc-dependent alcohol dehydrogenase family protein, protein MRAVVFERYGEAAEVREVTDPEPAEDGVVVRVEATGLCRSDWHGWQGHDPDIALPHVPGHELAGVVEAVGARVTGWRPGDRVTVPFICACGTCPSCAAGDHQVCERQTQPGFTHWGSFAQYVALDHADVNLVALPGELSFATAASLGCRFATAYRAVVQQGRVVAGEWVAVHGCGGVGLSAVMIAAASGARVVAIDVSERALELARSFGAAHCLDATAVPDTAAAVRELTGGGAHLSLDALGSPGTCAASVDGLRRRGRHVQVGLLPSPAGTTPVPMARVIALELELLGSHGMAAHSYPPMLELVRSGVLRPDLLVTSTIGLDEVPAALAAMGTAPGAGATVIEPWS, encoded by the coding sequence CACGGATCCGGAACCTGCGGAGGACGGAGTCGTCGTGCGGGTCGAGGCCACCGGGCTGTGCCGCAGCGACTGGCACGGCTGGCAGGGCCACGACCCGGACATCGCACTGCCGCACGTGCCCGGGCACGAACTCGCCGGGGTCGTGGAGGCGGTGGGCGCCCGGGTGACCGGATGGCGGCCCGGCGACCGGGTCACCGTGCCGTTCATCTGCGCCTGCGGCACCTGCCCGTCCTGTGCGGCGGGCGACCATCAGGTCTGCGAGCGCCAGACCCAGCCCGGCTTCACCCACTGGGGCTCCTTCGCCCAGTACGTGGCGCTGGACCACGCCGACGTGAATCTCGTGGCGCTGCCCGGGGAACTGTCCTTCGCGACAGCGGCCTCGCTCGGCTGCCGCTTTGCCACGGCGTACCGAGCGGTGGTGCAGCAGGGCCGGGTGGTGGCGGGGGAGTGGGTCGCCGTGCACGGATGCGGCGGGGTCGGGCTCTCGGCCGTGATGATCGCGGCCGCGTCGGGAGCCCGCGTCGTGGCGATCGACGTGTCGGAACGGGCCCTGGAACTGGCGCGGAGCTTCGGCGCGGCCCACTGCCTGGATGCGACGGCGGTGCCGGACACCGCGGCCGCGGTCCGTGAACTGACCGGCGGCGGTGCCCACCTCTCCCTCGACGCCCTGGGCTCACCCGGTACATGCGCCGCATCCGTGGACGGCCTGCGCCGCCGCGGCCGGCACGTCCAGGTGGGCCTGCTGCCCTCACCGGCCGGCACGACCCCCGTGCCGATGGCCCGCGTGATCGCCCTGGAGCTGGAACTGCTCGGCAGCCACGGCATGGCCGCGCACAGCTACCCGCCGATGCTTGAGCTGGTCCGCAGCGGCGTCCTGCGCCCCGACCTGCTGGTGACGTCGACGATCGGGTTGGACGAGGTCCCGGCCGCGCTGGCGGCGATGGGGACGGCGCCGGGAGCGGGGGCCACGGTCATCGAGCCCTGGAGCTGA